The DNA sequence ATCGGTAGTGACCTTACAGAGCAAGTTCCCAACTGGGTGCAATCGAAAGATTTGCTATCAAAAGCCCGCCTAGGTATTGCTCCTCGTGAAGGATGGCCGGTTACCAAAAGAGGTCTAAAAGTCTTAAAGAGTATTGGCGCAAAAGTTGATGTATTACCTTTAACACTTCCAGCAACTTCTAGTTCGAGAGTAAGAACTAAGCCTGAGCCCTCTCAAATCCCTAAATCTATCTTGCCACTACTTAAAGAGGCAAACTTATATGGTCTTTCAATAAACGGTCAATAGAATGAGACTTGCCTTAGGACAAATCAACTCTTTGGTAGGTGATTTAAAAGGGAATAGTCACAAAATCCTTACAGTCTGCAAAGAAGTCGCACAAAAAGAAGTGGACCTTTTAATTACTCCCGAGCTTTCACTCTGGGGATATCCACCTCGAGATCTTCTATTAGACCCTGCCCTTGTCTATTACCAATGGACAATTCTTAATAAGATGGTTGGTTCAATCGAAAAGGATTGTCCTAATTTATCAGTATTAGTTGGAGTTGCTGAGCCGACACCAGACTGTCAAATTCCAAAGTTGTTTAATGCCATTGCTCTTGTCCAAAGAAAAGGATGGAGAATAATAGCAAGAAAGCAACTACTACCTACTTATGATGTTTTTGACGAGAAAAGATACTTTCGACCTGCAGAGAATAGCGGGATATTAGATATTGAAATCAATTCGAAACCATGGCGTATAGGACTTACGATATGCGAGGATTTGTGGGTTGAAGAAAAACTACAAGGGCAAAGGGTCGAAGGAGCAGATCCATTGTCAGACTTGAGAGAAAAAGGTATTGACCTGCTTATAAATATGTCTGCCTCACCTTTTAGCTTGAAGAAGAAATCATTGCGAAAAGAGTTAGCCGTCAAGGCGTCTCAAAGGCTGAAATGTCCTGTTATCTATGTCAACCAAGTTGGAGGCAATGATGAACTTGTATTTGATGGAGCAAGCTTTGCTATAGATCAAAAAGGAGAGCTTTCTCTCGAATTACCAAGATATAAAGAACATATAGACATATGGGAGCCTGGTAGAACATACAAAATACCTCCATCTCTAACAAAAGAAAGAGAAGAAGAAATGCTTATGAATACGCTTGTTCTTGGAGTAAAAGATTATGCAGAGAAATGTGATTTCAAAAGTGTCTTGTTAGGGCTTAGTGGAGGTATTGACTCCGCTCTGGTGGCTGTTATCGCCACAGCAGCCTTAGGAGCAGCGAATGTTCATGGTGTCCTAATGCCTTCTCCATGGAGTTCTAACAACTCGCTTACAGACGCCTTAAATCTTGCAAAAAGGCTAGGAATCCAAACTAATACCATCCCTATATCATCTCTTATGAATGCCTATGACACTGAATTAAAGGAAGTTTTTGGCGAGTCACCTAAAGATGTAACAGCTGAAAATTTGCAAGCTCGAATTCGAGGGACATTACTTATGGCTATTGCTAATCAACAGCAACATCTTCTGCTATCGACTGGGAACAAGTCTGAGTTAGCAGTAGGCTATTGCACACTTTATGGGGATATGAATGGAGGAGTATCAGTTATCGGTGATCTGTATAAGACAAGTGTATTTAATTTATGTGATTGGCTAGACAGCAAAGCTGCTGACAACTGTAAAGAATCTCTTGGTCTTCCCAAACAAAAAGAGCTAATTGGAGTATCAATTCGTACAAAACCTCCAAGTGCCGAGCTAAGACCTGGACAGCTCGATAGTGATTCTCTGCCTGAATATAAGGTTCTCGACCCTATTCTTAAAGCTTTAATAGAAGATAGAATTAATCCAATAGAACTTATTAAAAGTGGTTTTGATTCTGAAGTAGTGCAGCGAATTCAACTACTACTAAAACAATCAGAGTTTAAAAGGCGTCAAGCCCCACCTGTATTCAAAGTAAGCAATCAAGCTTTTGGGAGTGGTTGGAGGGTACCTATTGCAGCTTCATATTCAAGGTTACTTAAGAACGAATCTAATGTTTAACCCCAAAATAAATAGTTTTAACCAGTTCGCTCAATTGGTCTCTTTAAAGAAGTAATCTCTATCCCCTCTCGCAAAGCCAATAGGAAAGCAGCTGCCTCAAAATAATTACTAGCCTTTAAGACAAGATTTTGATTGCTGCTGAGTCGGTCTTTTAACCCTAAAGATTCAGAATCAACATTTAGGACACCTGGGTTCGACACAATGATTAATGGTGTACCTCTCTCTAGGCATCCCAAAACAGCCTCTCCTCCCAATGCTCCTTCAGTTGCTATAACTGCTCCTAGTTGATCAGAAGATATGCAATCCAAAAGTAGTCTATGAGATATTTTATCTAAAGCATTTAAAGGAATCAAATCAGGAGCACGACTTAATCCAACTAATACACAAGGTAAGAATGTATGCGCCATCTCTTCTGCTGCGACAAGAGGGTTTAAGTCCGAAGACAAAGACAATGCAGATAACGCTGGTGCATGTGCACAAGGAAGCAGCAAATGTCTCGTCAACAAATGACTAACGACTGCTTCAGCACCTGCCATTAAGTCAACCCCCTGACCTTTTCTATATCTATCTAATTCCGCAGTGTTTACATCATCAGGAAATCTTGTCACAACAGCTATTGCAGTCGCTCCCCGCTCCTTCAAGATGTCTCCTGCTCTCAATAAAGAGTCCGGATTATCCAATGTCCCCCAACTCGCTCCACTAGCCCCTCTCTGCAAAGATATTCCTAAAGGAACATCTGTAGTTACCACTGGACCAATGCTCAGTCCCAAGGTCGCCCTACATCCATCTACGGCCTGTAAATGCCTTTGTCTTAATTCTGACTCTAATCCTGCATCTAGCAGCAAACCAACTTTTTGTCGTCGTACAGGACGTAGCAGAAACTCGCCACAGGCAAATCGATCAATCCCAAAACCCTCAACATATTGAATTCGCTCATCATTCCAATACAAGGCTGCCCCATTAATGACATTCGGATGTGTAATTAGGCTGCCACAAGCAGCAGCTAGCAATCGAGCTGTAGGTATAGCATCCCCTGCATACCCTCCAATGGAGCATCCAATACCCGAAGGAATTAATAAAAGAGAAGGCATGGGTAATGAGCTTGTCAAAATATTATTTGCCTAGAATTACTCCTTCAACTTTAATTTTGCGGAAGGAATTTGTATTACCAGAAGTTTTAACGCCTGTAATAGCCCAACGCAGTGGTTCTCCATAAACCTTGAGTTTATCTAAAATCAATAGTCTTAAGCTTATTAGTGGTACGTCTATAGGCCATTCCAACTCTAGTTCCAATGAGTTCAATCTCACTTTTTCAATATTTACCTAAAAAGAATTCTTAGGAACTAGAACCACCAACGACCTCAAGAATCTCCTGAGTAATCGCTGCCTGTCTAGCTTTGTTATATGTAAGATTCAACGTTTTAGCAAGTTCTTTAGCATTGTCACTTGCATTATTCATTGCAGTCATTCTACTAGCCAACTCAGAAGCAGCTGACTCTTGCAGAGCTCGTAAAAGCTGGTTCTGCAGATAAAGAGGAAGCAAAGCATTTAAAAGTTGATCAGGACTTTGCTCAAAGACCACGTCAGATGGTAACTTAGGCTGCTCATTAGAAGGGGCAGCATCTTTTTCAACAACCAATCGACTATTTTTTGTAGTCAATCTAAACATCTCATCATCCTCTTCTGCTATGCCCTGTGGGTCAAGAGGTAAGAGGGTTTGAACTACAGGGTTGCAGCTAACTAAGCTAATGAATTTTGTATAGATAACCTCAATCCGATCTGTACTTTTAGACAGAAATTCTGCCAAAATTTCACTAGTAACTGATTCTGCAT is a window from the Prochlorococcus marinus str. MIT 9211 genome containing:
- a CDS encoding F0F1 ATP synthase subunit gamma — translated: MANLKEIRDRIVSVKNTRKITEAMRLVAAAKVRRAQEQVLRSRPFADRLARVLQNIQSRMQFETADAPLLKSRDVRTITLLAVTGDRGLCGGYNTNIIKRTEQRYNELKRQGFTPDLVLIGRKAIGYFQNRSSQYKIRAFFQDLEQVPTSKDAESVTSEILAEFLSKSTDRIEVIYTKFISLVSCNPVVQTLLPLDPQGIAEEDDEMFRLTTKNSRLVVEKDAAPSNEQPKLPSDVVFEQSPDQLLNALLPLYLQNQLLRALQESAASELASRMTAMNNASDNAKELAKTLNLTYNKARQAAITQEILEVVGGSSS
- a CDS encoding NAD+ synthase, which gives rise to MRLALGQINSLVGDLKGNSHKILTVCKEVAQKEVDLLITPELSLWGYPPRDLLLDPALVYYQWTILNKMVGSIEKDCPNLSVLVGVAEPTPDCQIPKLFNAIALVQRKGWRIIARKQLLPTYDVFDEKRYFRPAENSGILDIEINSKPWRIGLTICEDLWVEEKLQGQRVEGADPLSDLREKGIDLLINMSASPFSLKKKSLRKELAVKASQRLKCPVIYVNQVGGNDELVFDGASFAIDQKGELSLELPRYKEHIDIWEPGRTYKIPPSLTKEREEEMLMNTLVLGVKDYAEKCDFKSVLLGLSGGIDSALVAVIATAALGAANVHGVLMPSPWSSNNSLTDALNLAKRLGIQTNTIPISSLMNAYDTELKEVFGESPKDVTAENLQARIRGTLLMAIANQQQHLLLSTGNKSELAVGYCTLYGDMNGGVSVIGDLYKTSVFNLCDWLDSKAADNCKESLGLPKQKELIGVSIRTKPPSAELRPGQLDSDSLPEYKVLDPILKALIEDRINPIELIKSGFDSEVVQRIQLLLKQSEFKRRQAPPVFKVSNQAFGSGWRVPIAASYSRLLKNESNV
- a CDS encoding DUF3326 domain-containing protein; this encodes MPSLLLIPSGIGCSIGGYAGDAIPTARLLAAACGSLITHPNVINGAALYWNDERIQYVEGFGIDRFACGEFLLRPVRRQKVGLLLDAGLESELRQRHLQAVDGCRATLGLSIGPVVTTDVPLGISLQRGASGASWGTLDNPDSLLRAGDILKERGATAIAVVTRFPDDVNTAELDRYRKGQGVDLMAGAEAVVSHLLTRHLLLPCAHAPALSALSLSSDLNPLVAAEEMAHTFLPCVLVGLSRAPDLIPLNALDKISHRLLLDCISSDQLGAVIATEGALGGEAVLGCLERGTPLIIVSNPGVLNVDSESLGLKDRLSSNQNLVLKASNYFEAAAFLLALREGIEITSLKRPIERTG